One Phyllostomus discolor isolate MPI-MPIP mPhyDis1 chromosome 10, mPhyDis1.pri.v3, whole genome shotgun sequence genomic window carries:
- the LOC114507497 gene encoding anionic trypsin: MNPLLILALVGAAVAFPKDDDDDKIVGGYTCERNSVPYQVSLNSGYHFCGGSLINDQWVVSAAHCYKSRIQVRLGEYNIDVEEGDEQFINSAKVIRHPDYDSWVLDNDIMLIKLSSPAVISSRVSAIALPTACAPAGTQCLISGWGNTLSSGVNYPELLQCLDAPLLSQEQCEASYPGQITDNMVCAGFLEGGKDSCQGDSGGPVVCNGELQGIVSWGYGCAQKNRPGVYTRVCNFVDWIQETIAKNS, translated from the exons ATGAATCCACTTCTGATCCTCGCCCTCGTGGGGGCTGCTG TCGCTTTCCCCAAGGATGACGACGACGACAAGATCGTCGGGGGCTACACCTGCGAGAGGAACTCCGTCCCCTACCAGGTGTCCCTGAACTCTGGCTACCACTTCTGTGGCGGCTCCCTCATCAACGACCAGTGGGTGGTGTCCGCAGCTCACTGCTACAAGTC CCGCATCCAAGTGAGGCTGGGAGAATACAACATCGATGTCGAGGAGGGGGATGAGCAGTTCATCAACTCCGCCAAGGTCATCCGCCACCCCGACTATGACAGCTGGGTCCTGGACAATGACATCATGCTGATCAAGCTCTCCTCGCCTGCAGTCATCAGTAGCCGGGTGTCCGCTATCgccctgcccactgcctgtgCGCCCGCTGGCACCCAGTGCCTCATCTCTGGCTGGGGCAACACCCTGAGCTCTGGTG TCAACTACCCTGAGCTGCTGCAGTGCCTGGACGCCCCGCTGCTGTCCCAGGAACAGTGTGAAGCCTCGTACCCCGGACAGATCACCGACAACATGGTCTGCGCCGGCTTCCTCGAGGGCGGCAAGGATTCCTGCCAG GGTGACTCCGGTGGCCCCGTGGTCTGCAATGGAGAGCTCCAGGGAATTGTCTCCTGGGGCTATGGCTGTGCCCAGAAGAACAGGCCCGGCGTATACACCAGGGTCTGCAACTTCGTGGACTGGATTCAGGAGACCATAGCCAAGAACAGCTGA